Within the Oreochromis niloticus isolate F11D_XX linkage group LG14, O_niloticus_UMD_NMBU, whole genome shotgun sequence genome, the region CTTTTCTTCCAGAACACAACTACGCAATTTCAACCATCTCACTATCACCTTTTACTCTACTTTAACTTAACCtcatttttatgtcttttaaaaaaatttaaaaaattactgTCGTATACTAACCAACCTGCTTGGATCTGTCGTCATGTTTGTTTCCTAGCTTAGTATCCAGTGTGTTCTGAAAACACAAATGCCAATCCACACCAGTAAGAACTGGGTGTTTCCAGGATTTAACACTTTTACAGGTGAAAGTGGCCATTATATACAGGCAAAATTAAATATATGTAAAACaaagtcaaataaaatgaaaaggtaaatatatataaattgaTAACCCCTTGCTTCCTCCTTCCAATCATGCGATGAAGGCTCttaactccttttttttttactactcacCTGACCTTTACCTGAAAAGAGGTGTGATTGGATGAAGCCTCCCAGACTTTTCTACCTTTTCTAAAGCCTGAAAATCAGACATTCACTTTTGTTCACTTCAATATTATTTATTGTGCAGCTAACATACTACATATTGTATCTTTAACTCCCTGCCTGGATGTAAACAGCTCTGTAAAACCTGTAAAAGCCTTGAGAATAAACTTTCTCAAACTTCCCATTACTATTTTTTCTTTGGTGATGAAGCTCAGAGGCAGACAATGATAGTCAAAGGACAAAAGATAGAGTTGAAACAATTCAGAGAATTAAGCAGCCAGCAGGAAGCTTCAGATATTACCATCAGTGCTCTCGGCTACGCCAGCGTGCATTGCAGATGAGATGAGTTTAAAACTGTGTTAAatgatgtaaaataaataaatcaaattaaaaaaaaaggggatGGATTTCCTCTCATGGTGGTTTTGGGTTCAGTTCTCTACATACTGTCTGGTTTactagtaaaaaagaaaaacatcagtcGATCTAGTTAAGAGGCCGTTTTAAGAAAAGTGTGTCGATTTATTAGAGACATGCTGAAGCAGCAGTTTAGTCATTTATTTCTTGAGGAGTGcatgagagaaagacagagaagcAGAGAGCCAAAGTGGAGGGAGTGTGAACGACAGGGTGGAGGGGATGGTACTGTACAGCCAGTTCAACGTTTCCAAGAAGCAGGCACAGCCAACAACATGTCTCTTAGCCTGGCCTGAGTGCAGCTGATGCTACCAAGGGAAGAGGAGGGAAATGCATGCTGGTCGTTTTTTACAAGTTCTGAATTTTTTCTCCCCAGTGGATACACCCGGACTACAGATTTTATTCCCTGACCCATGAAAGCAATTTGTCGCTTGAAGAGAAGCGAGCTCACTTTGCAAGAATActcaaagaaacagagaaaaatacacCCCTCTAAAAATGCATGTAACAGGCTAACATTTATGGTTTCTAATGCCAGTATTTTAACTATAGCACTGAAATAagtacagacagacagaaaacaacagaaaagaaataCTTTGTTAAAATGGAGCCTCTGTGGCTCCTCTAATGCTAATATTACACTCAGCTGCAGTCTATGCTAACGCACCACTGTTTAAACAGTACAATATCCTCCCACTATTTgattaaaaccaaaaaaaggcAAACCTAGAACATCGACAGTATAAACACATCTGCTTTCTGAAATAAAGTTGTTAGCAGTAGAGCGCAGCTGAGCAGAAGTACGAGACAGTAAAACAGGAATGAATCTACAAATCTCAGAAAAAGGACCTGACCCACAGCAGGTGAGGGGAGCTAAGCAGAGTGGCACTATTCACCCACGGCCGAGGAGAGCTGATAAGCATGCTGGCTTCAGTCGAGGGCTCGGTTGCATGTCTGACACAAATATGTGAAAGGGCTTTCTCTAagaggcagactgacagagacCACCTGAGAGACTCtcaagctactttcagctgcggGAGGTGGCCGTCACCGTTGCACTGCTGTAACAGATCTTCAAAAAATTACTGTGGAAGTGTCATAAAGTCTCAGGAGCTGAATCAGCAATTAATCTGAGTTTAGCTGTCAGCTACGTGTCCAATTCACCAATCAGTTCTGTGATTCCTGGCCTGAGGCAAAACTCAAGCTGTCACGGACACACCAGCAAGCCGATCAGGGCCCTTGATGGGTGTGAAGAGCCCCGCTCTGGAGTCTCGTGGGTTGGTAGGTGGTCTAGTGGAGATGTGGAATTTACAGTCAGAAGCAGCAGAGAGTGACATGGGAGAGGGGACGGGACGGGAGGGGAGGGGACATGCAGTTTGTACTAGTTTTACTGCTCCAAACTACAGGCTACAGGACAGGAGACAGGGTCAAAAAGAATGATTAGAAAATGGATTGGACTTTCACCTTTTCCTTTATCGCATCAACCTGGAAAGGAAATTCAGAGAGGCAACTTagggaggaaaaaacaaatggGAGTCTCCCAAAATAGAAagtgacagagagaaaaagagagagagagagagcaaacagAGGACTTGTCACTTaaagaagaaatacaaaaatCCTACGAGTGATGCGGGTAATTAATGCCACTTTTGATACAAATGCACACTTGAGATCAAACCTGCTTCTGTGAACTTGCACCTCGCTTTTTAGACTAGTATAAACAACATGGCTACTCTATGTCGCTAAAAAAGACCCAGATATACACAATCCCTTCATTTAACTTGACACAATCACTTTGTGTCTTTAACAGCTTAAATAACAGACTGAATTATTTGGAATTTATCATCAAAAACTGGAACATAAATGTGTAAATGCTTCACTCGTGTCTGCGGGCTGTTATGAAACAATCAGGTGTTTCTCTTTCGTGTGGGCTTTGCTTGCCATGTAACAGAGATAAATGGCGTTATGAGTCACACAGCAGTTATGAATCTCCTCCGTAACACATTTGTATGGAAAAGCAGCTTGAATAGATGGAAACCcaaatgaaaaaaggaaaacaccaGTGATGACACATGGTGACTGACAGATGCAAAGGAAGATGAACATGAATGAAGGAAAGAACTGGCAGTACTGGGAGGTGGGGGCTTTAACTGTGCGATACTGGTCAGAGTCCAACAGTATTTGCAAACATTTTAGCTGCTGCTACTGTTTCTTGTAACAGATGGATGGAAATCCTGGGCGCTAATCAGAGAAAAGATTTCTCAAGATTTTTCTTGGTCTTCCACAGATGGCTGAAGGGACGATGGGACTAATTTACTATTTCACAAGTCTTTAATTCTAACAGTGGAAGAAACATCTCTGCATCTCCttatacagttgtggtcagatgtttggacacacacacaaacacacatcatgggcatgaatgtcatggttaCTTTGGGCTTTTAATGTTCTTTTTctagggtggaatgattgtacagcacacatctttaatgattttaaaaaacaagagtcgggtgcacaagtttgaatttatttaggaTTTTCTCTCATTTAGACAGAGTCAAAAATTCACATACACTCACTTAAATCTGGTTCCACAGTGTCTTTTAACTTGACAAGACCAAGACCTATTAACTTCTCATTAGTGATCAGAATCAACTCCAATTAGTCGTTTCTCTTTACCAGCATGaaaaggatttgtttgacagcactcattGGGGTGACCAATAGAACAATTGGAAAGTCCAAATAACTCAGTGAAGACAATTTAGGAAGGTCTCTTACAAAACTCTTcccatttctaaattattacatttatatatatattattattacttttatattatattatagtcTGGAAGTAGACCCAAGctgtcaccctcagatgagaggaaatgggttaggatgttcaggaacAACCCAGGAACCACCACAAGCCTGTCATGAGctggaaactgctggaacaccagtAACACTTGTTACTGTGAAGCAAGTTTAACATCACCATGGACACAGGGTGCAGACCAAGAAAGAAGCCCCTGCTCCAAAATCAACACCTTCAAGCTTGAGTAACATTTACAGCTTCCCACATAAACAAGACAAATGCTTTCTGATTAAAAGCTTTCTGATCAGACAAGACAAAGCCTTTTGGCTATAATGACGAGGAGTATTTTTGGAGAAGTAAAGGTGAGGGTTTTAAACATAAGACCAATGTACCAGCTGTCAACCATGGTGGTGGtggcatcatgctctggggctgtGTTTTGATGCCAGTAGTACTGGTACATTGCACAACGTGTATGGAATAATGTAGGAGGAGGATTATCTCCATGTTCATCACCTTCATCTTAAATCAGCTACACAATTGAAACTTGGACAGAATTTCATGTTCTAACAGGAAAATGATCCTAAAAACACATCAGAACTGTTTTTTGGAATGAATAAAGCAGACTTAAAATACGCTTCTGGAATGGCCTTTCCAAAGCCCCGACCTCAATCCTAtttaaaatatagaaaatacaaaataaattcaaacgtgtgcacccaattcttgtttttaaaaatattaaagatgtatgctgtacaatcattcaaCCCTGGAAAGTGAACAGCTCAAAGAAATCACTTAGCTGCAATGACATTCATAcccatgatgagtgtatgtaaacttttgACCTTACAATTGTAAATTGGGTCTATAACATGAGATGCTTTTCTCCCTTTGGAGGCCTTATCATAAAGTCATTTACTTTGTCCTAATCCTCATTACCTCTGGCCAACCCACCTTAGTGAGATACTCCCTCATGACCTGGATGAAGTACGGCATGGAGAAGTCCATGATGTTGTGTCGCCAGGCAGTCTCCAGTACTACGTCGGGCCGCAGCAGGTCGTAGCAGGTGAATAGGCAGGCAGCAAAACACTCTTTCTTGTCTTCCTTCAAGAACCAAGCCAGGAGCTCTTCTGCCAGCTCGGTGTCTTTGGACTCTGATGCGTACTGCATGGCATCCTGCAGAAAAAAGACCAGGTCAACAAACTGACACACCTAATCGTTAGTTTCCACGCTCAAATGtaaaatttatatttacattgcTCCGAGGAACGTACATTTCTCCTGCAACTCATTTGTTAATTTTGTACCCACGCACCTTGTAGAGCTTGTCCTTCTTGCAGAGCTCGACACTCTGTTTCCAGCGGTTGTTGCCTTTAAAAAGATAGGCTGCGATCCTCCTGAATTCAATCAGCTCGTGCTTCTCCAGGCTCTGGGCGAGCGAGATGTTGTCGAAGTTGTCGTAAGCATCGATGGAAGTGCGCAGCGCCTGagtaacacagagaaacaattGTGAGATAAGGCCGAAAAAGCAAGATGCGGAACAACTGTAACGTTTTAAATGTGTGCTTGCTGGAATTAACAATAACACAGAGTTTCTCTTGTAATCCAACATCAGAGCACAGCACATGTTATAAGACCCAACTGACAAAATGAATTCATACCGCATAGTCTTCCTCATTGATGAAGAGGTTGTTAAGTGCTTCATTCACCGACTTGTTGTTGTGATTCTGGACAGACCTTAGGTAAGGTTTAACCAGAGGCAGCTGTTTCACCTGaacaaacagaaatgtttaTCATTTTTCAGTCCAGCAAAAGTCTTGATCTTTTGATTTGAACCAAAGAAACAGTCAAAGAAAATCATACTGACCTTGCTGAAGAAGTTGACAGCACGTGTGTGATCCAGTCTTGGAGAGAGGACAATAAGAAGGTCATTCAGCAGCAGTGGTTTAAACTCGAGATAAAACTGGACGGCCTTGTAGTACAGCTCAACGTTAGCCACCTATGACAAACATAATCAAGTTAAACAAggttttttgaagaaaaaaaaaaaaaggcagctcTGTGCTGTATTCCTGTCAAGAGAAGAAATTGTTAGCAGTACCATATGCttttaaattatgttttgtACCTTAGTGACAATGTCTTTGAACTGGCTTTCCTTCCAGGCGTCAGCTGGGTGATTCATCATAGTGATGATGGCATTGTCATATTCCTCATACTTGTCATAGAGGAACACAAGTTCTCCCCAGAGGTGGGCCTGCTCGGCTGCCCTGAGAACCtgacacgcacacagacatgaagtcaaatttaacattttaaaactttGCCTTTTACAGCTCATGTGGTGCAGCAGTggtgtaaaagaaaaatacacttgGGAATTAACAGTTTTAacaattaataattaaaaacgAATGCAGGTTTATGGACGTTACTGAAGCTGTCAAAGTTGTAGATGCTGTTCCTCTGAGGAGTTTATATACTTTACTTCTTTTGAAATCCTAATTCTTTAGATATAGttttgttaaaatgtttaaaacaatcACATTATACTGAACTGCAGTTGCAGTCCATGTATTGTGATGCATTTCATCAGATTCCTGCCAAAATCTGCTTGGCTGTAAAACTCATACTAAATCCTTTTCTCACACCCACCTTTGGAATGTTAACACGGGACCAGAAGAGCTCCAGGTGTTCCCTCATCTTCTGGGGTTTGAATTTGGAGTAGAGGATAGCCAGCTCAGTGAACATGCCCATGTGAGCACGCTCCAACCCAAGGGCAGCCTCTAGCATGGTGATCAGCTCCTCGAAGTAACCACGGTCCTGGAGTGACACAACTATAACCCTTAATCTCGCTCCCCTACACAATCTGGGAAGTTATTTTGAGGCCCTTGAACCATCATAAACAAAACTCAAGTCTGTAGATATAGTGTGCTGAGGCGCAGGAAAACAATATACCATCTGTAAGCTGGGGAAAACTGAAAACCCTGCGATCCTCAGGCTTATATGACTATTGACTGTTATTTATTCCAGATTAGTGATAGTATACATGCTCACCTACTTATCATTCATTGAAAGACCATGGTGTTTGGCCAACAGGTACCCCACATACCTGGTAGTAGTTGATGAGCTCCTCCAGTTCATCAGCGTGGACAACAATATGCAGGCCACACATCTGGGCAAGACGGAACTCCTTCCCATCTACACAAGCAAAACACACCTGAAAgagcagaggaaaaaacaaaacacaggtgTTAAAATTAGGTCAGTCGAGTGAGTTTGTGTTTTAAACATAAGGCTTGAACTTGATCTCACTCTTTATACTTTCAAAAACGAAACTGATCTCCTTCACCTCCTTCCAGGTGCGGGTGCTGTTAGCCTTGCGGGCACCATCCACAGCTGCCTGGTATTCTCCCAGGTGAACCAGAGTCGAGGCCAGACGGCCAAAGTTTGACACATTATTGTAAAGCAGTTTGGCTGCCTCGTACATCTTGTCGTCATAGCAACGATCACCGACCTAATGGAAGATGAACAAATTAAGTTAGACCAGCGAAGCAGCTGTAATTGTAAACAGGGGGTAAAGAATTAACTGGGAACTGCTGTAtgtaagactgtgtgtgtgtgtgtgtgtgtgtgtgtgtgtcccaggACCTACTTGCTGAATGTGAGCATTATTGGGTCCGTTGATGAACTCTTCTAGCTCGGCCAAGCGGTTGGTCTTGGCCAGGGCGAAGATCAACTCTGTCTCAACATATGACTCGCGGGCTTTCTTTCGAGCCATCTGCAGGAACTTCACCAGGTCCTCCCAGTTTCCTGCACACAAAATGAACTACCATAAGCATCATGGACACACTTATCTACTGCATATTTAACATTACGCCATTTAAGTATcttgattaaataaaacaataaggtAAGTGATAAAGTTCCTTAGATCttagttttaaaaaactgaaagagatCATCTCACCGCTTTGGGCTGCAGCTTGTCCCACCTCCATGTAGGCCGAGGGATCATCAGCCTTAATGTAAGAGTCGATGGCTTCTTTCACCAAGCCCTTCTGAAGCTGTGCCTTTGCCAGCTGACTCCAAACCGGGGGCTCATTGCAGCGTTCAGCGAATTCATAAGCTCTGTCCAGGTTGCCGATGTGTTCGATCAGGACCTGGACAGCAGCAAACATTCAGATCGCTGAATATCAAAATGAACTGCAAAACTCTGAGGGCTGTTAGCACGCTCTGAATTAAGACAAAAACAAGGTGTTTAAAAGCTTTAAACAAGTTGTAGTTAATAATGAAAGCGCGCACCTGCACAGCAGAAGTGTTGACATCAaattttctaaatatagcaaAGGCCTCCTCAAACAGCTCATTGCTGATGGCAATGTTTGCAATGTCTGGCGCGTCGTAGTTGTCCAGACGGTTAATGTACTCCATGACGCGTGTCCGATCAGCTTTAATGGCAGTCAGAATGAGGAGATTCTGAAGGTTTCTGAAATCAACAAGATACAAGCTTTTCACTAAATGCATTATTAAATATATCAAATGCTTTGCAAGTTCAGTGTTCGTCACTGGAACAACAACTATGAGCAGGGGACTCTGTGATGTCTAAATCTTGGATATGCAGggttaaataaaagaagaacaaCATTAAGACTCTTACCTGTGCTCGCTAAAGACAGAATTATCCAGCACAATCTTTTCCAGAAGCTCGATGAGCTCGTTAGGAAGGTCGGCGGTCATGAAGGCCTTGACTGTGACTGACACCTCCTCTGGATCCTGGGTCTCTGATAAGGCTGTCTGGACGACCTGCAACAAACATGATGCATAACAGCTGATGATTGGTTTACAGTATGCAAGCTAATGGAAACTCTTTTAATAATACACTAGTTTAAGTGGCATGATTTAGTATCAGAGATAGTAAAAAGTCACACCTGGTCAATGAGTGGTCTTCTGTAATGGTTGGTCTCCAACAGCACACTTGCCCACAGCTCTGGGTTCTTGCGGCGTACAAGGTAGCGGGACAGACTCTTGAACAGTGAGTTCTCATTGCACACCTGAAGCAGAAcgaaaatatttgaaataaaagGCCAATAAACACCTCGTATTACTAATGACCTGGAATTTCGCCTTCCAGttaaaatgatttgtttttaaactcacGTGAATGAGTTCCTGGTCACACTGTCCTCTTTCATAAGCCACGCAGGCCAGGTGGGGGTCTCTCTTTTCACAGTACTTGCCCACCACGCGGCTATCATAGTAAGGGTTCTCCCTTAAGAAACGCTCGGGATTGTTGTTGCTGTCGATGTAGATCTTGGCCAAGGCGTTGTGGGTTGCAGGCTCCTCACAACCTTCATGAATACGAGCCTCCAACCAAGGCAGCAACAACTTCAGGCTGGAGAAGGAGGCACAGTAAACGTGTCACAGGCTTTGACAGAATATCATGAAGGGAAAGGACCAGTTTAACACTACAGGTTGAGTTAGACTGCTGAGTGAGCGATTCCTCTTTGGCTGTGCACTTTTAATACTTTTGGTTCTCACCGATTTCTTTTCTCCACTTCAGCGACCAGTTCATCTGTGGAGAACTGTCCTCTCACCACCATGATCAGGTTCTTAATTACATCTTCGGCACAGTCCACATCCAATAATCCACCAATGACTACTGGCAGACGGCTCGGGTTCACCTGGAATAAATGACAACAGAATTATGACACATTTGAGCAGAGAGAGGCAGACCAATAAAAGTATAAAGTTAAGATGGGTCGAGAGAGAGAATAAATGAGTAAAAGGATGGAGTTTTGAGTCATGATTAAAAAAAGCATGTAGGCTGACTTTTATTTACTCTTCTGGGTGTATTAATGTACCTTCTGCACATAGATCTCAATGTATTTCTGTAGGCTGTTGCGGTACAGGTACAGGACCAGATCGTGGACGAAATCAAAGCGGTCACACACGATGATTAACGGCAGCTGGTCGGTAAGCTTGGCTTCctgttaaggaaaaaaaaacacaataaaatgttGACAGACGGAAAAATCACAGGTTTATTTTGCAGATAACTGTTTTCTGCACGGACCTTGAGGAAGTTCTTCACACGTTCGGGGTCGTAGCAATTGCTTTCTCTGCAGATTCTCTCCACCTCTTTGATTTGGCCTGTTTTGCACGCGGCCTGAATGTATTTGAAGTGAACTTCAGGATCCTGGCTGAAGTTCACAATGGAGCCCAAGAAATAGAACAAACCttcaaagcaaaaaaactaAGAATTAGCAAAAGTAGTAAAACAAAAGACAcgttgggttttgtttttttgcacctTCCCCACTAACCCTCAAAGCTCTTGAATGACTCAAACAGTTCAGTGAGGGATTGAGTAGTGAGCTGCTCGTGGTACTTGGAGGCGACCTGCACGCAGATCTGCAGGTTCTGCCGGATGTTGGCAGATAACATGGCCCTCAGACACTCCAAGGAATCCTCCACAGACAGGGAGCCAAAGAAATTCACCAACCACTGAAGAGATAAATAGAAAATCATCAGCGACACAAAGACAATCACCGCAAACCACAATAGCAATTTTATATTCTCGATCTGAGTCGTACCTCTGGGTTGAGAAGGTGTGTGTGCACCACTGCTCGTTTAATATCATACAAGTCAGTGTAATGCTCCAGTGCCCTCTGCAGGAGGCCTGCTTTCTCAC harbors:
- the LOC100711908 gene encoding clathrin heavy chain 1 isoform X6 — translated: MAQILPIRFQEHLQLQNLGINPANIGFSTLTMESDKFICVREKVGEQAQVVIIDMADPNNPIRRPISADSAIMNPASKVIALKDAAKTLQIFNIEMKSKMKAHTMTDDVTFWKWISLNTVALVTDNAVYHWSMEGDSQPIKVFDRHSSLAGCQIINYRTDAKQKWLLLIGISAQQNRVVGAMQLYSVDRKVSQPIEGHAAGFAQFKMEGNTEESTLFCFAVRGQAGGKLHIIEVGTPPTGNQPFPKKAVDVFFPPEAQNDFPVAMQISSKQDVVFLITKYGYIHLYDLETGTCIYMNRISGETIFVTAPHEPTAGIIGVNRKGQVLSVCVEEENIIPYITNVLQNPDLALRMAVRNNLAGAEELFARKFNTLFAAGNYSEAAKVAANAPKGILRTPDTIRRFQSVPAQPGQTSPLLQYFGILLDQGQLNKFESLELCRPVLQQGRKQLLEKWLKEDKLECSEELGDLVKSVDPTLALSVYLRANVPNKVIQCFAETGQFQKIVLYAKKVGYTPDWIFLLRNVMRISPEQGLQFSQMLVQDEEPLADITQIVDVFMEYNLIQQCTSFLLDALKNNRPMEGPLQTRLLEMNLVHAPQVADAILGNQMFTHYDRAHVAQLCEKAGLLQRALEHYTDLYDIKRAVVHTHLLNPEWLVNFFGSLSVEDSLECLRAMLSANIRQNLQICVQVASKYHEQLTTQSLTELFESFKSFEGLFYFLGSIVNFSQDPEVHFKYIQAACKTGQIKEVERICRESNCYDPERVKNFLKEAKLTDQLPLIIVCDRFDFVHDLVLYLYRNSLQKYIEIYVQKVNPSRLPVVIGGLLDVDCAEDVIKNLIMVVRGQFSTDELVAEVEKRNRLKLLLPWLEARIHEGCEEPATHNALAKIYIDSNNNPERFLRENPYYDSRVVGKYCEKRDPHLACVAYERGQCDQELIHVCNENSLFKSLSRYLVRRKNPELWASVLLETNHYRRPLIDQVVQTALSETQDPEEVSVTVKAFMTADLPNELIELLEKIVLDNSVFSEHRNLQNLLILTAIKADRTRVMEYINRLDNYDAPDIANIAISNELFEEAFAIFRKFDVNTSAVQVLIEHIGNLDRAYEFAERCNEPPVWSQLAKAQLQKGLVKEAIDSYIKADDPSAYMEVGQAAAQSGNWEDLVKFLQMARKKARESYVETELIFALAKTNRLAELEEFINGPNNAHIQQVGDRCYDDKMYEAAKLLYNNVSNFGRLASTLVHLGEYQAAVDGARKANSTRTWKEVCFACVDGKEFRLAQMCGLHIVVHADELEELINYYQDRGYFEELITMLEAALGLERAHMGMFTELAILYSKFKPQKMREHLELFWSRVNIPKVLRAAEQAHLWGELVFLYDKYEEYDNAIITMMNHPADAWKESQFKDIVTKVANVELYYKAVQFYLEFKPLLLNDLLIVLSPRLDHTRAVNFFSKVKQLPLVKPYLRSVQNHNNKSVNEALNNLFINEEDYAALRTSIDAYDNFDNISLAQSLEKHELIEFRRIAAYLFKGNNRWKQSVELCKKDKLYKDAMQYASESKDTELAEELLAWFLKEDKKECFAACLFTCYDLLRPDVVLETAWRHNIMDFSMPYFIQVMREYLTKVDAIKEKTTYQPTRLQSGALHTHQGP
- the LOC100711908 gene encoding clathrin heavy chain 1 isoform X1, yielding MAQILPIRFQEHLQLQNLGINPANIGFSTLTMESDKFICVREKVGEQAQVVIIDMADPNNPIRRPISADSAIMNPASKVIALKDAAKTLQIFNIEMKSKMKAHTMTDDVTFWKWISLNTVALVTDNAVYHWSMEGDSQPIKVFDRHSSLAGCQIINYRTDAKQKWLLLIGISAQQNRVVGAMQLYSVDRKVSQPIEGHAAGFAQFKMEGNTEESTLFCFAVRGQAGGKLHIIEVGTPPTGNQPFPKKAVDVFFPPEAQNDFPVAMQISSKQDVVFLITKYGYIHLYDLETGTCIYMNRISGETIFVTAPHEPTAGIIGVNRKGQVLSVCVEEENIIPYITNVLQNPDLALRMAVRNNLAGAEELFARKFNTLFAAGNYSEAAKVAANAPKGILRTPDTIRRFQSVPAQPGQTSPLLQYFGILLDQGQLNKFESLELCRPVLQQGRKQLLEKWLKEDKLECSEELGDLVKSVDPTLALSVYLRANVPNKVIQCFAETGQFQKIVLYAKKVGYTPDWIFLLRNVMRISPEQGLQFSQMLVQDEEPLADITQIVDVFMEYNLIQQCTSFLLDALKNNRPMEGPLQTRLLEMNLVHAPQVADAILGNQMFTHYDRAHVAQLCEKAGLLQRALEHYTDLYDIKRAVVHTHLLNPEWLVNFFGSLSVEDSLECLRAMLSANIRQNLQICVQVASKYHEQLTTQSLTELFESFKSFEGLFYFLGSIVNFSQDPEVHFKYIQAACKTGQIKEVERICRESNCYDPERVKNFLKEAKLTDQLPLIIVCDRFDFVHDLVLYLYRNSLQKYIEIYVQKVNPSRLPVVIGGLLDVDCAEDVIKNLIMVVRGQFSTDELVAEVEKRNRLKLLLPWLEARIHEGCEEPATHNALAKIYIDSNNNPERFLRENPYYDSRVVGKYCEKRDPHLACVAYERGQCDQELIHVCNENSLFKSLSRYLVRRKNPELWASVLLETNHYRRPLIDQVVQTALSETQDPEEVSVTVKAFMTADLPNELIELLEKIVLDNSVFSEHRNLQNLLILTAIKADRTRVMEYINRLDNYDAPDIANIAISNELFEEAFAIFRKFDVNTSAVQVLIEHIGNLDRAYEFAERCNEPPVWSQLAKAQLQKGLVKEAIDSYIKADDPSAYMEVGQAAAQSGNWEDLVKFLQMARKKARESYVETELIFALAKTNRLAELEEFINGPNNAHIQQVGDRCYDDKMYEAAKLLYNNVSNFGRLASTLVHLGEYQAAVDGARKANSTRTWKEVCFACVDGKEFRLAQMCGLHIVVHADELEELINYYQDRGYFEELITMLEAALGLERAHMGMFTELAILYSKFKPQKMREHLELFWSRVNIPKVLRAAEQAHLWGELVFLYDKYEEYDNAIITMMNHPADAWKESQFKDIVTKVANVELYYKAVQFYLEFKPLLLNDLLIVLSPRLDHTRAVNFFSKVKQLPLVKPYLRSVQNHNNKSVNEALNNLFINEEDYAALRTSIDAYDNFDNISLAQSLEKHELIEFRRIAAYLFKGNNRWKQSVELCKKDKLYKDAMQYASESKDTELAEELLAWFLKEDKKECFAACLFTCYDLLRPDVVLETAWRHNIMDFSMPYFIQVMREYLTKVDAIKEKVDKLEASESLRKQEEQATESQPIVYGTPQLMLTAGPNVPVPPQQPYGYGYTAAPGYGQPPQTAFGYGM
- the LOC100711908 gene encoding clathrin heavy chain 1 isoform X2, whose protein sequence is MAQILPIRFQEHLQLQNLGINPANIGFSTLTMESDKFICVREKVGEQAQVVIIDMADPNNPIRRPISADSAIMNPASKVIALKAAKTLQIFNIEMKSKMKAHTMTDDVTFWKWISLNTVALVTDNAVYHWSMEGDSQPIKVFDRHSSLAGCQIINYRTDAKQKWLLLIGISAQQNRVVGAMQLYSVDRKVSQPIEGHAAGFAQFKMEGNTEESTLFCFAVRGQAGGKLHIIEVGTPPTGNQPFPKKAVDVFFPPEAQNDFPVAMQISSKQDVVFLITKYGYIHLYDLETGTCIYMNRISGETIFVTAPHEPTAGIIGVNRKGQVLSVCVEEENIIPYITNVLQNPDLALRMAVRNNLAGAEELFARKFNTLFAAGNYSEAAKVAANAPKGILRTPDTIRRFQSVPAQPGQTSPLLQYFGILLDQGQLNKFESLELCRPVLQQGRKQLLEKWLKEDKLECSEELGDLVKSVDPTLALSVYLRANVPNKVIQCFAETGQFQKIVLYAKKVGYTPDWIFLLRNVMRISPEQGLQFSQMLVQDEEPLADITQIVDVFMEYNLIQQCTSFLLDALKNNRPMEGPLQTRLLEMNLVHAPQVADAILGNQMFTHYDRAHVAQLCEKAGLLQRALEHYTDLYDIKRAVVHTHLLNPEWLVNFFGSLSVEDSLECLRAMLSANIRQNLQICVQVASKYHEQLTTQSLTELFESFKSFEGLFYFLGSIVNFSQDPEVHFKYIQAACKTGQIKEVERICRESNCYDPERVKNFLKEAKLTDQLPLIIVCDRFDFVHDLVLYLYRNSLQKYIEIYVQKVNPSRLPVVIGGLLDVDCAEDVIKNLIMVVRGQFSTDELVAEVEKRNRLKLLLPWLEARIHEGCEEPATHNALAKIYIDSNNNPERFLRENPYYDSRVVGKYCEKRDPHLACVAYERGQCDQELIHVCNENSLFKSLSRYLVRRKNPELWASVLLETNHYRRPLIDQVVQTALSETQDPEEVSVTVKAFMTADLPNELIELLEKIVLDNSVFSEHRNLQNLLILTAIKADRTRVMEYINRLDNYDAPDIANIAISNELFEEAFAIFRKFDVNTSAVQVLIEHIGNLDRAYEFAERCNEPPVWSQLAKAQLQKGLVKEAIDSYIKADDPSAYMEVGQAAAQSGNWEDLVKFLQMARKKARESYVETELIFALAKTNRLAELEEFINGPNNAHIQQVGDRCYDDKMYEAAKLLYNNVSNFGRLASTLVHLGEYQAAVDGARKANSTRTWKEVCFACVDGKEFRLAQMCGLHIVVHADELEELINYYQDRGYFEELITMLEAALGLERAHMGMFTELAILYSKFKPQKMREHLELFWSRVNIPKVLRAAEQAHLWGELVFLYDKYEEYDNAIITMMNHPADAWKESQFKDIVTKVANVELYYKAVQFYLEFKPLLLNDLLIVLSPRLDHTRAVNFFSKVKQLPLVKPYLRSVQNHNNKSVNEALNNLFINEEDYAALRTSIDAYDNFDNISLAQSLEKHELIEFRRIAAYLFKGNNRWKQSVELCKKDKLYKDAMQYASESKDTELAEELLAWFLKEDKKECFAACLFTCYDLLRPDVVLETAWRHNIMDFSMPYFIQVMREYLTKVDAIKEKVDKLEASESLRKQEEQATESQPIVYGTPQLMLTAGPNVPVPPQQPYGYGYTAAPGYGQPPQTAFGYGM